From Desulfobacterales bacterium, a single genomic window includes:
- a CDS encoding acyl-CoA mutase large subunit family protein produces MSETLNLFEQFSAHTYEQWLNTVQQQLKGESFEKKLVKKTYEGIDIQPMYFPKDISDIPHADALPGYSPYVRGTKSSGYAFSAWDIAQEIPYCDAEKFNTAAKMDLERGQTALNISLDHASLIGFDPQEEKLSDFGTSGVSISTINDIELLFKGVALDKIKIIIQSGISGVGITALIVAYLKKQGAKLENLKGCIAFDPLGLIVQMGHLPFILDRIYREMAQLTIWSEKNKISLKTIAVNTSPYHNSGAHAVQELGFGISTAVEYIREMLKRGLNIDSVASKMLFVFEVGSDFFMEIAKLRAARLLWEKVIDAFGGNIESKKINMHLQTSKWNKTKTDPYVNMLRATIESFAAICGGCDSLHVSPFDEPIGLPDDFSRRIARNVQILLKEECHLDKVIDPAGGSYYVEKITDELAKKAWLLFQEVEKKGGMFNALKEGFPQSQIEKIAAERQKNISTRKDVFVGTNKYPNLNEKPLKKECFDCKAFHKKRSETVSSYLSSINSTVLNQYINKINSGISKISGDLIDEAINSALSGASLGIITMALSSGDDDSSNLPNVKPLNIHRGSERFENLRFNTLKYAAKGVDIPKVFLANMGPIPQHKPRAEFSTEFFALGGFNILTNNGFKNIDDAANESLNSGASIIVICSTDDTYPEIVPNLTKKIKDTNSDCIVIVAGYPKEHIETFKQAGVDDFIHIRSNVAEFLENIQKKLGVIS; encoded by the coding sequence GTGAGTGAAACTTTAAACTTATTTGAGCAATTTTCAGCTCATACTTACGAACAATGGTTAAATACAGTCCAGCAGCAATTAAAAGGAGAATCTTTTGAAAAAAAATTAGTCAAAAAGACTTATGAAGGTATAGATATACAACCAATGTATTTTCCTAAAGATATATCAGATATTCCCCATGCAGATGCATTGCCTGGATATTCTCCTTATGTAAGAGGTACAAAATCATCAGGATATGCTTTTTCAGCCTGGGATATTGCTCAAGAAATTCCCTATTGTGATGCTGAAAAATTTAACACCGCTGCAAAAATGGATTTAGAAAGAGGGCAAACAGCCTTAAATATTTCCCTTGACCATGCCTCATTAATTGGATTTGACCCCCAAGAAGAAAAACTTTCTGATTTTGGCACTTCAGGTGTTTCAATATCAACAATCAATGACATTGAGCTTTTGTTTAAAGGTGTTGCCCTTGATAAAATAAAAATAATAATCCAATCCGGCATAAGCGGGGTGGGAATCACAGCATTGATCGTAGCGTATTTAAAAAAACAGGGAGCAAAGCTTGAAAATTTAAAAGGCTGCATAGCGTTTGATCCATTAGGCTTAATTGTGCAAATGGGACATCTGCCCTTTATTTTAGACCGAATTTATAGAGAAATGGCTCAACTCACTATATGGTCAGAAAAAAATAAAATATCGTTAAAAACTATAGCTGTAAACACTTCCCCTTATCATAATTCAGGTGCCCATGCCGTTCAGGAGCTTGGTTTTGGAATATCAACGGCTGTTGAATATATAAGGGAGATGCTTAAAAGAGGCTTAAATATTGATTCTGTAGCCAGCAAAATGTTATTTGTTTTTGAAGTCGGAAGTGATTTTTTTATGGAAATCGCCAAGTTAAGAGCGGCAAGACTTTTATGGGAAAAAGTTATAGATGCTTTTGGAGGAAATATTGAATCAAAAAAGATAAATATGCACCTGCAGACATCAAAATGGAATAAAACAAAGACGGATCCTTATGTTAATATGCTTAGAGCCACTATTGAATCGTTTGCCGCTATATGTGGGGGATGTGATAGTTTGCATGTATCTCCATTTGATGAACCAATAGGGCTTCCTGATGATTTTTCAAGACGCATAGCAAGAAATGTCCAAATTCTTTTAAAAGAAGAATGTCATCTTGATAAAGTGATTGACCCTGCTGGAGGCTCTTATTATGTTGAAAAAATTACCGATGAACTTGCAAAAAAAGCATGGTTACTTTTTCAAGAAGTTGAAAAAAAAGGAGGCATGTTTAACGCCCTTAAAGAGGGTTTTCCACAAAGTCAAATCGAAAAGATAGCGGCAGAGCGTCAAAAAAATATTTCCACAAGAAAAGATGTGTTTGTGGGAACAAATAAATATCCTAACTTAAATGAAAAGCCTTTAAAAAAAGAATGTTTTGATTGTAAAGCTTTTCATAAAAAACGTTCCGAAACTGTTTCATCATATTTATCTTCAATTAACTCTACTGTTTTAAATCAATACATAAATAAAATTAACAGCGGTATATCCAAAATTTCTGGAGATTTAATAGATGAGGCAATAAATTCAGCCTTAAGCGGAGCAAGTCTTGGCATAATAACTATGGCTCTTTCATCTGGAGACGATGACTCCTCTAACCTCCCAAATGTAAAACCCCTTAATATCCATAGAGGTTCTGAAAGATTTGAAAATCTGCGTTTTAATACGCTTAAATATGCTGCAAAAGGCGTTGACATCCCAAAAGTATTTCTGGCGAATATGGGTCCAATTCCCCAGCATAAACCAAGAGCCGAGTTTTCCACTGAATTTTTCGCATTAGGCGGGTTTAATATTCTAACAAACAATGGTTTTAAAAATATTGATGATGCTGCCAATGAGTCTTTAAATTCTGGCGCATCGATAATTGTAATATGTTCAACTGATGATACTTATCCAGAAATCGTTCCGAATTTAACGAAAAAGATAAAAGACACAAACTCAGATTGTATTGTAATAGTTGCAGGCTATCCAAAAGAACATATAGAAACATTTAAACAAGCAGGAGTTGATGATTTTATTCATATCCGTTCAAATGTAGCCGAATTTTTAGAAAACATTCAAAAGAAGTTAGGAGTCATATCATGA
- the scpA gene encoding methylmalonyl-CoA mutase, which yields MNLPDFTQINYSVDKHKASKADWEKKVKEETGLSVDELVWHTMENIDVKPLYTKGDIENLEHIKYLSGIPPYLRGPYATMYVQRPWTVRQYAGFSTAEESNAFYRRGLAAGQKGLSIAFDLATHRGYDSDHPRVVGDVGKAGVAVDSILDAKILFDRIPLDKMSVSMTMNGAVLPVLAFYIVAAEEQGVPQEKLTGTIQNDILKEYMVRNTYIYPPEPSMKIISDIFKHTSQYMPKFNSISISGYHMEEAGATSDIELAYTLADGLEYIRAGINVGLDIDSFAPRLSFFWGIGMNYFMEVAKMRAARMLWAKIISQFNPKESKSLALRTHCQTSGWSLTEGDPFNNVARTCMEAKAAALGHTQSMHTNSLDEALALPSEFSSRISRNTQLYLQEETNIIRPVDPWGGSYYVEALTDGLIKRAWKHIEEIESLGGMAKAIETGLPKMRIEEAAAKRQANIDSGREKIIGVNTYRVSENEEMDILEVDNTAVRKAQIERLNKLKSERDESKVTAVLNALTNAAEKEDGNLLGLAIEAARARASLGEISIALEKVFGRHKAVIKAISGIYSSEFSIKSEVEKVINMTKEFEKKEGRRPRILVAKMGQDGHDRGAKVISTAFADLGFDVDIGHLFQTPEETARQAVENDVHIVGFSSLAGGHKTLLPQLADELKKLGRSDIMMVIGGVIPPKDYDFLKQNGASAVFGPGTVIPIAAQAVLEELNRRL from the coding sequence ATGAATCTTCCAGATTTTACACAAATAAATTATTCAGTAGATAAGCACAAGGCATCAAAGGCTGACTGGGAAAAAAAAGTTAAAGAAGAAACCGGGTTAAGCGTTGACGAGCTTGTGTGGCATACAATGGAAAATATAGATGTAAAGCCTTTGTATACAAAAGGCGATATTGAAAACCTTGAACATATAAAATATCTTTCAGGAATTCCTCCATATTTGAGGGGTCCTTATGCGACAATGTATGTTCAAAGACCCTGGACAGTAAGGCAGTATGCTGGTTTTTCAACTGCCGAAGAAAGCAATGCTTTTTATAGAAGAGGACTTGCGGCCGGTCAAAAAGGACTTTCTATAGCTTTTGATTTAGCCACCCATAGAGGATATGATTCTGACCATCCAAGAGTAGTTGGAGATGTTGGAAAGGCTGGCGTTGCTGTAGATTCAATCTTAGATGCTAAAATATTATTTGATAGAATTCCACTTGATAAAATGTCTGTTTCCATGACTATGAATGGCGCTGTTCTTCCTGTTCTGGCTTTTTATATTGTAGCTGCAGAAGAACAGGGAGTTCCCCAAGAAAAACTTACAGGAACAATTCAAAACGATATTTTAAAAGAATATATGGTGCGTAATACTTATATATATCCGCCAGAGCCTTCCATGAAAATTATTTCTGATATATTTAAACATACATCTCAATATATGCCGAAATTTAACAGTATAAGTATTTCAGGTTATCACATGGAAGAAGCTGGAGCTACATCTGATATTGAGTTAGCTTATACTTTGGCTGATGGACTTGAATATATTAGAGCCGGAATTAACGTTGGGCTTGATATTGATTCTTTTGCTCCGAGATTATCTTTCTTTTGGGGAATAGGAATGAATTATTTTATGGAAGTCGCTAAAATGAGAGCAGCGAGAATGTTATGGGCGAAAATTATAAGCCAGTTTAATCCAAAAGAATCAAAATCACTTGCTTTAAGAACTCATTGTCAAACTTCTGGGTGGAGTCTTACAGAAGGTGACCCTTTTAATAATGTCGCACGAACTTGTATGGAGGCAAAAGCTGCGGCTTTAGGTCATACTCAATCAATGCATACAAATTCCCTTGATGAAGCATTAGCGTTGCCGAGTGAATTTTCCTCAAGAATATCGAGAAATACTCAACTTTATCTCCAAGAAGAAACTAACATTATAAGGCCTGTTGATCCATGGGGTGGTTCTTATTATGTTGAAGCATTAACTGATGGATTAATAAAAAGAGCTTGGAAGCATATAGAAGAAATTGAATCCCTTGGAGGCATGGCTAAGGCTATAGAAACAGGCTTACCCAAAATGCGTATTGAAGAAGCAGCGGCAAAGCGACAAGCAAATATAGATTCTGGTAGAGAAAAAATTATAGGTGTTAATACCTATCGTGTTTCAGAAAATGAAGAAATGGACATACTTGAAGTTGATAATACTGCTGTACGTAAGGCTCAAATAGAAAGGCTTAATAAGCTTAAATCCGAACGAGATGAATCAAAGGTGACTGCTGTTTTGAATGCATTGACGAATGCGGCAGAAAAAGAAGACGGGAATCTTCTTGGATTAGCTATTGAAGCCGCAAGAGCAAGAGCAAGTCTTGGAGAAATATCTATCGCTCTTGAAAAAGTATTCGGAAGACATAAAGCTGTTATTAAAGCAATATCAGGAATTTATAGCTCTGAATTTTCAATAAAAAGTGAAGTTGAAAAAGTTATAAATATGACAAAAGAATTTGAAAAGAAAGAAGGAAGAAGACCGAGAATTCTTGTTGCTAAAATGGGACAGGATGGCCATGATAGAGGCGCAAAGGTTATATCTACGGCTTTTGCTGACCTTGGCTTTGATGTCGATATCGGGCATTTATTTCAAACTCCAGAAGAAACAGCAAGACAGGCTGTTGAAAATGATGTTCATATTGTAGGATTTAGCTCCCTTGCTGGTGGTCATAAAACTCTTTTACCTCAGCTTGCAGATGAACTTAAAAAATTAGGAAGAAGTGATATTATGATGGTTATAGGCGGGGTTATTCCTCCAAAAGACTATGATTTTTTAAAACAAAATGGAGCTTCTGCTGTTTTTGGCCCTGGAACTGTTATACCTATCGCTGCTCAAGCGGTACTCGAAGAATTAAATAGACGGTTATAA
- a CDS encoding cation transporter yields MNKNLERDRYIRKVTWIGLLINIALSGIKFWAGIVGRSQAIVADAIHSLSDTITDVAVIIGSYYWSKPPDDSHQHGHRRFETFVTLFIGILLIWAGIEIGWMAIITINEFHQKPPGWIAAAAAVLSIICKEALYKWTVWAGKKIKSPALMANAWHHRLDAISSIPAFFAVIGAIIVPSWFFLDHIGAIIVSFLIIQAAFKIMMPSIKEFMDFSAPKEICEEIEAVCLEHKYVKEVHKVRTRYIGMSLQVDFHLLVDASLSVYESHNIAGAVKKQILDKELNIVDVLIHVEPY; encoded by the coding sequence ATGAATAAAAATTTAGAACGAGATAGATATATTCGCAAAGTTACTTGGATAGGACTTTTAATCAATATAGCTCTTTCTGGAATAAAATTTTGGGCGGGTATTGTAGGAAGAAGCCAGGCTATAGTTGCTGATGCGATTCATAGTTTATCAGATACTATAACGGATGTGGCAGTAATAATTGGCTCATATTATTGGTCAAAACCTCCAGATGATAGTCACCAGCATGGGCATAGAAGGTTTGAAACTTTTGTAACTCTTTTTATAGGGATTTTACTTATTTGGGCGGGCATAGAAATCGGATGGATGGCTATTATAACTATTAATGAATTTCATCAAAAGCCACCAGGATGGATAGCCGCTGCCGCTGCAGTTCTATCGATTATATGTAAAGAAGCTTTGTATAAGTGGACAGTTTGGGCTGGAAAAAAAATTAAAAGTCCTGCTTTGATGGCGAATGCTTGGCATCATCGTCTTGATGCAATTAGTTCAATACCAGCATTTTTTGCCGTTATAGGAGCTATAATTGTTCCATCATGGTTTTTTTTAGATCATATTGGCGCAATAATTGTTTCTTTTTTAATAATACAAGCCGCTTTTAAAATAATGATGCCTTCAATTAAAGAATTTATGGATTTTAGCGCTCCGAAAGAAATATGCGAAGAGATAGAAGCTGTTTGCCTTGAGCATAAATACGTTAAAGAAGTTCATAAGGTAAGGACAAGATATATTGGTATGAGCCTTCAGGTTGATTTTCATCTTCTTGTTGACGCATCATTATCGGTATATGAAAGTCATAATATTGCGGGAGCAGTAAAAAAACAGATTCTTGATAAGGAACTTAATATTGTAGATGTTCTTATTCATGTGGAGCCTTATTAA
- a CDS encoding radical SAM protein, whose translation MLKVNEIFLSIQGEGLSAGLPCIFIRLTGCNLRCSYCDTTYAYEEGSDMSISDIISDIRKYPAGVVNITGGEPLFQDNTLKLIDALVKLNYDVILETNGAFDTSKVNPKCIKVIDVKCPSSGEHKKNIFQNLNILNPQDQIKFVIANKDDFEYARIHSNNICGIPKGNILFSPVYGVLNPAELITWVFEHGLGVRLNVQIHKYIWPDKDRGV comes from the coding sequence ATGTTAAAAGTTAATGAAATTTTTCTTAGCATTCAGGGTGAAGGATTATCTGCAGGCCTCCCTTGTATTTTTATAAGGCTTACAGGTTGCAATTTAAGATGTTCTTACTGCGATACTACTTATGCTTATGAAGAAGGCTCAGATATGAGCATATCTGACATTATATCAGATATAAGGAAATATCCGGCAGGCGTTGTTAATATTACCGGAGGAGAACCTTTATTCCAAGATAATACTTTAAAGTTAATAGATGCGTTGGTGAAATTAAATTATGATGTTATCCTTGAAACAAACGGAGCATTTGATACAAGTAAAGTAAATCCAAAATGTATTAAAGTTATTGATGTTAAATGTCCTTCCAGTGGAGAACATAAGAAAAATATATTTCAAAATTTAAATATTTTGAACCCCCAGGACCAGATAAAATTTGTTATAGCAAATAAAGACGATTTTGAATATGCAAGGATTCATTCCAATAATATTTGCGGCATTCCTAAAGGTAATATATTATTTTCCCCTGTGTATGGAGTTTTAAACCCCGCAGAACTTATAACATGGGTTTTTGAACATGGCCTTGGTGTAAGACTTAATGTTCAAATCCATAAATACATCTGGCCTGATAAAGATAGAGGAGTTTAA
- the queC gene encoding 7-cyano-7-deazaguanine synthase QueC, giving the protein MIKKAIVLSSGGVDSSTTMAIAKHEGYEIYALTFLYGQRHFCEVEASKKVADFLGATKHFILNIELNRIGGSALTDIKINVPKGRNIEDMAEGIPISYVPARNTIFLAYSLAWAEVLSISDIFIGVNAIDYSGYPDCRLEYIEAFEKMANLATKTGIEGISKIKIRTPLIQMTKEQIIRKGIELGFDYSLTHSCYDPLDDGIACGQCDSCIIRKNGFKKAGIIDPIKYVS; this is encoded by the coding sequence ATGATAAAAAAAGCAATCGTTCTTTCAAGCGGAGGTGTTGATTCCTCTACTACAATGGCCATCGCAAAACATGAAGGCTATGAAATATATGCCCTTACTTTTTTGTATGGTCAAAGACATTTTTGTGAAGTTGAAGCTTCTAAAAAGGTTGCTGATTTTTTAGGAGCAACAAAGCATTTCATTCTAAACATCGAACTTAATAGAATAGGTGGTTCAGCTCTTACTGATATTAAAATAAATGTTCCAAAAGGAAGAAATATTGAAGATATGGCTGAAGGCATACCCATAAGTTATGTTCCTGCAAGAAATACAATTTTTCTTGCTTACAGTCTTGCATGGGCAGAGGTATTGTCTATATCTGATATATTTATTGGAGTAAATGCCATTGATTATAGCGGTTATCCTGATTGCAGACTTGAATATATTGAAGCCTTTGAAAAAATGGCAAATTTAGCAACAAAAACAGGAATTGAAGGCATATCAAAAATAAAAATCAGAACGCCTTTAATTCAAATGACAAAAGAGCAAATAATAAGAAAAGGTATTGAATTAGGCTTTGACTACAGTTTAACCCATAGCTGCTATGACCCATTAGACGATGGGATAGCTTGCGGTCAATGTGATAGCTGCATAATAAGAAAAAATGGGTTTAAAAAAGCAGGAATAATTGACCCTATAAAATATGTTTCTTAA
- a CDS encoding class I fructose-bisphosphate aldolase family protein, whose amino-acid sequence MENIGKAVRMERIINRNTGKTVIVPMDHGVSVGPIEGLIDISKAVDLVAEGGANAVIGHIGLPKYGHRRYGRDVGLILHLSASTMLSPKPNKKVLVNTVENALRMGADGVSIHINLGDDNEAEMLADFGRVAVECSYWGMPLIAMMYARGVKIDDEKELEVVKLAARVGAELGADFVKTNYTGDAESFAKVVEGCPAPILIAGGSKLNDEEMLKSIEGAMQAGAKGLSIGRNVFQHSKPSLFVKAACAIVHDNKSVAEAMEILKV is encoded by the coding sequence ATGGAAAATATCGGAAAAGCCGTAAGAATGGAAAGAATAATTAACAGGAATACTGGAAAGACAGTCATTGTTCCAATGGATCACGGTGTTAGTGTTGGTCCTATTGAGGGATTAATAGATATTTCAAAAGCTGTAGATTTAGTGGCAGAAGGCGGAGCTAATGCTGTTATTGGACATATTGGTCTTCCTAAATATGGACATAGGCGTTACGGTAGAGATGTAGGTCTTATACTTCATCTTTCAGCTTCAACTATGCTTTCCCCTAAGCCTAATAAAAAAGTATTAGTGAATACTGTTGAAAATGCCTTAAGAATGGGAGCAGATGGGGTTTCTATTCATATAAACCTTGGAGATGACAATGAAGCAGAAATGCTTGCTGACTTTGGACGGGTTGCCGTAGAATGCAGTTATTGGGGTATGCCTTTAATTGCAATGATGTACGCTCGAGGAGTAAAAATTGACGATGAAAAAGAATTAGAAGTTGTAAAGCTCGCTGCAAGAGTTGGAGCTGAATTAGGAGCGGACTTTGTTAAAACAAATTATACAGGAGATGCTGAATCTTTTGCAAAGGTAGTTGAAGGTTGCCCTGCACCTATTTTAATTGCTGGAGGCAGTAAATTAAATGACGAAGAAATGTTAAAATCAATAGAAGGCGCAATGCAGGCAGGAGCGAAAGGCTTATCCATCGGAAGAAACGTTTTTCAACACTCAAAACCAAGTTTGTTTGTAAAAGCCGCATGTGCAATTGTTCATGACAATAAAAGCGTGGCTGAAGCAATGGAAATTTTAAAAGTTTGA
- a CDS encoding ABC-F family ATP-binding cassette domain-containing protein — protein sequence MIIIDNIIKSFGSNVIFDGISFRVNLKERIGVVGRNGHGKTTLFRLITGDIPYDSGSIAIPKNYRIGYVKQELEFTSETVIQECIQELPELQKNQAWKAEKILSGLGFSKDDMDKSPHIFSGGFQVRINLAKTLVSEPNLLLLDEPTNYLDITAIRWLESFLITWPSELMLITHNRGFMDKTITHVLGIHRKKSKKIQGTTEKYYEQVASEEEVYEKTRINEEKKRKEIDVFISRFRAKARLGNLVQSRIKTLSKMQKKEKLYEIKNLEFSFNYLPFQAKQLISIENLSFSYEKNTPLIRDFSLTVGPKDRICVVGRNGKGKTTLLKLLAGAVKHQGHTNYHKDISIGFFEQTNIESLDDNKTVEDEILSVDPQMGKQQARNICGAILFSGETALKKVEVLSGGEKSRVMLGKILVQPVNCLILDEPTNHLDMDSCDSLLAALDSFEGAIIMVTHNEMFLYAIADRLIVFKDEYPFVFEGSYQYFLEKIGWEQNKDNIFLEKDNNKNVKSKKEVRRQRSAIMIERSKILKPIEDKISNAEKEIESLETSLNEYNDLMISFSQQRNGEGISRISKSMHEANTKLKTLYDVLDGLYNELEEVKKNFDD from the coding sequence ATGATTATTATAGACAATATTATTAAAAGCTTTGGAAGCAATGTAATTTTTGACGGGATAAGCTTTAGAGTCAATCTAAAAGAAAGGATAGGAGTTGTTGGCCGAAATGGTCATGGAAAAACAACGCTGTTTCGTCTTATTACAGGAGATATCCCTTATGACTCTGGTTCTATTGCTATTCCTAAAAATTATCGCATAGGATATGTTAAACAAGAACTTGAGTTTACATCTGAAACCGTTATTCAAGAATGTATACAAGAACTTCCAGAACTTCAAAAAAATCAAGCTTGGAAAGCTGAAAAAATTCTTTCTGGCCTTGGTTTTTCAAAAGACGATATGGATAAAAGCCCTCATATTTTTTCTGGAGGCTTTCAAGTTAGAATAAACCTTGCCAAAACCCTTGTATCTGAACCAAACCTTCTTCTTTTAGATGAACCTACGAACTATCTTGATATTACAGCTATAAGATGGCTTGAATCATTTTTGATTACATGGCCGTCTGAACTTATGCTTATTACCCATAATAGAGGGTTCATGGATAAAACCATCACTCATGTTTTAGGGATACACAGAAAAAAAAGTAAAAAAATTCAAGGAACTACTGAAAAATATTATGAGCAGGTTGCATCAGAAGAAGAGGTTTATGAAAAAACCCGTATCAATGAAGAGAAAAAAAGAAAAGAAATAGATGTTTTTATAAGCAGGTTTAGAGCAAAAGCAAGGCTTGGTAATCTTGTTCAGTCAAGAATTAAAACCCTTTCCAAGATGCAAAAAAAAGAAAAGCTTTATGAAATAAAAAATCTTGAGTTTTCTTTTAATTATTTGCCTTTTCAAGCTAAACAGCTTATATCTATTGAAAATTTATCATTTAGTTATGAAAAAAATACACCATTAATAAGGGATTTTAGTCTTACAGTTGGCCCAAAAGATAGAATCTGTGTAGTTGGAAGAAATGGAAAAGGTAAAACTACATTATTAAAACTGCTCGCAGGTGCAGTAAAACATCAAGGACATACTAATTACCATAAGGATATTTCCATTGGTTTTTTTGAACAAACTAATATTGAAAGCCTTGATGACAATAAAACAGTTGAAGACGAAATACTTTCTGTGGATCCTCAAATGGGAAAACAGCAGGCTCGAAATATTTGTGGAGCTATTTTATTTTCAGGTGAGACCGCTTTAAAAAAGGTAGAAGTCCTTTCAGGTGGTGAAAAAAGCAGGGTTATGTTAGGTAAAATTTTAGTCCAACCTGTTAATTGTCTTATATTAGATGAGCCTACAAACCACCTTGACATGGATTCCTGTGACTCTCTTTTGGCTGCTCTTGATAGTTTTGAGGGAGCTATAATAATGGTTACTCATAATGAAATGTTTCTATATGCCATTGCAGATAGGTTAATTGTGTTTAAGGATGAATATCCCTTTGTTTTTGAAGGTTCTTATCAATATTTTTTAGAAAAAATTGGATGGGAGCAAAATAAAGATAATATATTTCTTGAAAAAGATAATAATAAAAATGTAAAAAGCAAAAAAGAGGTTAGAAGGCAACGTTCTGCTATAATGATAGAACGTTCTAAAATTTTAAAGCCTATTGAAGATAAAATAAGTAATGCAGAAAAAGAAATTGAAAGCCTTGAAACAAGCTTAAATGAATATAATGATTTAATGATAAGTTTTTCCCAACAAAGAAATGGAGAAGGCATTTCAAGGATATCAAAATCAATGCATGAAGCTAATACGAAATTAAAAACTCTTTATGATGTTTTAGATGGGCTATATAATGAACTTGAAGAAGTTAAAAAAAATTTCGACGATTAA
- a CDS encoding outer membrane beta-barrel protein, producing MKKKNLVNFTLLFFLMSGICFAGEHQKSSWYIGFGVGTGQLKVEGETMDDHFDGQYGIKVNNPGAINFGVGAILTPKLHLGFDLSAIAQTAESELNSSDEFTLSIANYLAALTFYPMEEGFFLKAGLGICALHYEIDAKSFANISDDYGGVAFLLGIGYDFWIGKSFNLGLHAEYSRQSYEDDNNAPDDTEFLNFYLSFYWF from the coding sequence ATGAAAAAGAAAAATTTAGTAAATTTTACATTATTATTCTTCTTAATGTCTGGTATTTGCTTTGCTGGAGAACATCAAAAATCATCATGGTATATTGGTTTTGGCGTCGGCACTGGCCAATTAAAGGTTGAAGGGGAAACTATGGACGATCATTTTGATGGTCAATATGGAATTAAAGTAAATAATCCAGGAGCCATTAATTTTGGAGTAGGGGCTATTTTAACTCCTAAGCTTCACTTGGGATTTGACCTTTCTGCTATAGCTCAGACTGCTGAAAGTGAGCTTAATTCTTCTGATGAATTTACGTTAAGCATTGCAAATTATTTAGCAGCTTTAACTTTTTATCCAATGGAAGAAGGTTTTTTCTTAAAAGCAGGACTTGGTATCTGCGCGCTTCATTATGAAATTGATGCAAAATCTTTTGCTAATATATCTGATGATTATGGTGGGGTTGCTTTTTTATTAGGTATAGGATATGACTTTTGGATAGGAAAAAGTTTTAATCTTGGACTTCATGCAGAATATTCCAGACAAAGCTATGAAGACGATAATAACGCTCCGGACGATACTGAATTTTTAAATTTTTATCTTTCATTTTATTGGTTTTAA